One genomic segment of Gossypium arboreum isolate Shixiya-1 chromosome 3, ASM2569848v2, whole genome shotgun sequence includes these proteins:
- the LOC108475444 gene encoding AT-hook motif nuclear-localized protein 25-like gives MSGLESGSGSRYVHQLLGPELQLQPQLRDTRHSPEKEGTDHGDTTTSSGGGERRPRGRPAGSKNKPKPPIIVTRDSPNSLRSHVLEISSGSDIVDSVANYARRRGRGVCVLSGTGAVTNVTLRQPAAPSGSVITLHGRFEVLSLTGTSLPPPAPPGAGGLTIYLAGGQGQVVGGSVAGPLMASGPVVLMAASFANAVYDRLPLDNQEEEPAVQLQPAASQTSGVTGSGGGGQLGDGGNGTTSNSGGATGTGGGGGVPFYNLGSYPFPGDVFGWSGTATRPTF, from the coding sequence ATGTCAGGGCTGGAATCAGGTTCAGGTTCTCGGTATGTTCATCAGCTACTCGGACCAGAGCTTCAGCTGCAACCCCAACTGAGGGACACCAGGCACTCACCGGAGAAAGAAGGAACCGATCATGGCGATACCACCACCAGTTCTGGTGGTGGAGAAAGAAGGCCTCGAGGTCGTCCAGCTGGCTCCAAGAATAAACCTAAACCACCGATCATCGTCACTCGCGACAGTCCAAATTCACTAAGATCCCATGTGCTTGAAATATCTTCTGGTTCGGACATAGTTGACTCGGTAGCAAACTACGCACGGCGGCGCGGTAGGGGTGTTTGTGTGCTCAGTGGAACCGGGGCTGTCACTAATGTCACATTGCGGCAACCGGCTGCCCCATCCGGGAGTGTCATAACACTACATGGACGGTTCGAGGTTTTATCTTTAACCGGTACTTCTCTTCCACCACCGGCGCCTCCTGGAGCAGGTGGCTTGACTATATATCTCGCCGGTGGCCAGGGCCAAGTGGTGGGAGGCAGCGTGGCGGGTCCATTGATGGCTTCGGGTCCGGTTGTATTAATGGCTGCATCATTTGCCAATGCAGTTTATGATAGGTTACCTCTTGACAACCAAGAGGAAGAGCCAGCAGTTCAGCTTCAACCAGCAGCTTCACAGACATCTGGAGTGACCGGCAGTGGTGGTGGAGGGCAGTTGGGTGATGGAGGCAATGGCACCACCAGCAACAGCGGCGGCGCTACTGGAACTGGCGGTGGTGGAGGTGTTCCTTTCTATAATTTGGGAAGCTATCCTTTTCCAGGTGATGTATTCGGGTGGAGCGGTACTGCAACAAGGCCTACCTTCTAG
- the LOC108474985 gene encoding RING-H2 finger protein ATL18-like, whose product MISLVCSNSGSCTAALIFYTCVWIPFIQFKRFVLSLLGFVFPQRCGTINVSLPVARFEDLKFSAGCCNAAEEEVCSICLVEFDNDDAVSQIQKCKHVFHMNCIEKWMERCHFTCPLCRSVLFNNVISAHTKCGDIASYTAADLVSSWLSF is encoded by the coding sequence atgatttCTTTAGTGTGTTCTAACTCGGGTTCATGCACGGCAGCCTTGATCTTCTACACTTGTGTATGGATCCCGTTTATTCAGTTCAAGAGATTTGTTTTAAGCCTGCTTGGTTTTGTTTTCCCACAGAGGTGCGGGACGATCAATGTTTCTCTTCCGGTGGCGAGGTTTGAAGATTTGAAGTTTTCCGCCGGATGCTGCAACGCGGCGGAAGAGGAAGTGTGTTCCATATGCTTGGTTGAGTTCGATAACGACGATGCAGTGAGCCAAATCCAGAAATGCAAACATGTTTTTCATATGAATTGCATTGAGAAATGGATGGAACGCTGTCACTTCACTTGCCCACTTTGCAGATCTGTCTTGTTTAATAATGTAATTTCTGCTCATACAAAATGTGGAGACATTGCTTCATATACAGCGGCCGATTTGGTTTCTTCATGGCTTTCGTTttga